The sequence TTATTAGATGTAAATGACAACCCACCAGTTTTCTCACAGTCTTCTTATGCCGTTTATGTTAAAGAGAATCATGCTCCTGGGAAAATTTTGTGCTCAGTATCAGCGACTGATCCTGATTCGGGTGACAACGCAAAGATCTCCTACTCAGTCTTGGACTCTAAAGTGCAGGACGTTTCTGTCTCATCTTATGTTTACATTAACTCAGATAACGGCAGCATCTACAGCATGCACTCGTTTGACTATGAGAAACTGAAGGTGTTTCAGATTCAGGTTCAGGCAAAGGATCAGGGCTCTCCGTCTCTCAGCAGCAACGCTactgttcatgtttttatccTGGACCAGAACGACAATGCCCCCGCTGTTATTTACCCCTCCTCCGCTGCCCTGGGCTCCCTCTCTCATCAGAGGATGCCCCGCTCCGCTAAAGCGGGTCACCTGGTTACTAAGGTAACGGCCGTGGACGCTGACTCGGGCCATAACGCCTGGATCTCCTACAAAGTGGCAGAGGCCACAGACGCCTCTCTGTTCACGGTTAGTCTGTACACAGGGGAGGTGAGGACTAAACGTGCTGTGTCCGAGCAGGACGACTCCTCTCAGAGGCTGCTTATAGAGGTCAAGGACGACGGAGAACCGGTCCAGTCCGCCACAGTCACTGTGTCCATCCTGCTGGAGGACGGCCTCCATGAGCCCATCTTAGACCTCCGACAGAAAACGATCGAGCCCAGCAAGAAAACCGGGAGAATCACCCTTTATTTGATTCTCTCTCTGGCCTCGGTGTCCGTGCTGTCTCTGGTGACTTTTCTCATCTTAGCGGTTAAATGCATCAGGAACAGCAGAAGCAGCGGTAGTTGCTGCATGAGACGGACCGACTGTGATGATTACAAGAACCCCAACAGAAACCTGCAGATTCAGCTCAACACTGATGGGCCTATAAAGTACGTGGAGGTCCTGGGAGGAGACATGATGTCTCAGAGTCAATCCTTCAGGTCCTGTATGTCTCCAATGTCAGAGTACAGTGATTTCACTTTGATTAAGCCCAGCAGCACCACTGACTTTAAGGAGGTGATCAGTGTCCTGGATGCGTCTTTGCCCGACAGCACCTGGACCTTTGAGAGCCAGCAGgtgagcaaaaaacaaaatgcagacTTAAGTTTCATATAATCTGAAagactatctatctatctatctatctatctatctatctatctatctatctatctatctatctatcatatGGTTATAATTTTGGAAAGTATAAGTAGTAGGCAAGACAATATCcagaaacagtgaaaatatttgtgttatAGAAATCTGTTAATGAAGTCTCCCACTCACCCACTTCCATGACCATTTCTGAAAAGTTCAGCACCACGAAGGTGGACAGCGACTGTTGGTGGAATGCAGGGGTGCTTATAGGCTTATGATAAAAGTATATGTGAGAAGGCGTGAGTTTTATCTCCAGTGTTCATCTTTTCTGGAAAATGTGACGAATTCATCAATCTTATTTCACGTggttgaataaaaaaagatctCTTCCTGTGGAGATTGTGATGTTATACAGCTTAATGCTtattcctttctttctttttggttaaaacatattttatagtGCAATGCTTCCTTTACATTCTTTGACGTCCCATAACTCATAATAATTGCCTTTAGTTAAAGTGAAGGGgcacaaagagaaaagatgCTGCGACTTTAAAGGTGTCGATCAGTTTCCTTCTCATTGGACGGTAGCAGTGGATGCTGTGCACCAATAGGATTCTGAACTGTACAAAGCAATCTAGTCCCTGCCCCCATTCAGCCTCATAGCTGTAACACTTACAATGCAAAgagccagaggagagagaaagcaatGAGCTCGTATTTTCATATATGAGCTAAATTAATTTCAGCTTAGAGCCATGCTCAGGAATTATGGACAATTTTCTTGTGGAGTAATAACTGCGATGACGGATTTCAGCGTTGTTCTATACATTATGTCGATTGGAATACATGTGTTATAGCGGAACAAGGATGACAAAGAGAATGGGATACCGAGACTGGAGATGGCAGGCGCTTTGGTGGCATCATCTCTTTCTTTTGTGGAGTACAATAAACGGACAGACTCGTTACAGCATCCCGGAGGAACTAAAACAGGGCTCTGTGGTAGGAAATCTTGCAAAAGATCTGGGTTTGGGGCTATCTGAGATTTTTGACCGTAAGCTGCGTGTCGCTTCTGAGGCTGGTGAGCAGTATTTCAGTGTGGATGCGGGGAAGGGCGAGCTGGTGGTGAATGACAggatagacagagagacattATGCGGACAAAGCGCCAGCTGTGTGTTGCCTCTGCAGGTTGTAATTGAAGACCCATTACAACTTTTTCGTGTTGAGGTTGAAATTCAAGACATAAATGATAATGCGCCCAGATTCCCATCAAATGATATCACATTGGAGATTGCGGAGTCTATGGGTTTAGGGGTTCGTTTTCCATTAGAAAGCGCCATTGACCCAGATGTTGGCAGTAATTCACTGAGGTCATACACTCTCAGTAAAGACGAATGTTTTAATATTAGAGTTAAAGAAGTTGCAGGTGGAAGAAAAGTTCCTGAATTGATTTTAGCAAAACTTTTagatagagagaaaaagtcTGTTCATAAACTTTTATTGACAGCTCTAGATGGAGGCAACCCAGTGAGATCCGGGACCTCTCAAATATCTATTAGAGTCCTTGACAGCAACGATAACGTTCCAGCTTTTGAGAAAACATTGTATAAAGTCTCTGTTGCTGAAAATGCAGCAGAAGGTGCATTAATAGTGCAAACAAAAGCAACAGACATGGACGATGGTCAAAACGGAGAAATAGAATATTTATTTGGAGCTCACACAACAGATACTATTCTGTCTGTATTTAGTATTGATACTATATCGGgaacaatatttttaaaagcaaaattagATTTCGAATCAACTGCAAATTATGAAATAGACGTAAGTGCAAAGGATAAAGGTAGTCCGAGAATGGAGGGAcattgtactgtacatgtggaAGTTTTAGATGTTAACGACAATGCTCCAGAAATAATACTCACCTCTCATCCAAAGCCAGTGCGCGAAGACTCGACTAATGGCACTGTAGTAGCTTTGCTCAGTGCCCGAGACCTTGACTCCGGTGATAACGGTAGAGTGACATTACATCTTCCCAAGAAATCCCCATTTGCCCTAAAACCCTCATTTTCTCATAATTACGCGCTGGTTACCAGTGGTGTTTTGGATCGAGAAAATGTCTCGGAATATAATATTGAGATAACAGCCACTGATTCAGGCTCTCCTCCCCTGTCCAGTAAGAAAATTATACCTGTCAGCATCACTGATGTCAATGACAACCCTCCTGTATTCACTCAGCCTTCCTATAATGTGTATTTAAAAGAGAATGGGGTAGCAGGCTCTATACTGTACTCAGTATCAGCATCTGATCTGGATTTTGCTGAAAACGCAAAAATTTCTTACTCTATACTGGACTCTAAAGTGCAGGACGTTTCTGTCTCGTCTTATGTTTACATAAACTCAGATAACGGCAGCATCTACAGCATGCACTCGTTTGACTATGAGAAACTGAAGGTATTTCAGATTCAGGTTCAGGCAAAGGACCAGGGCTCTCCGTCTCTCAGCAGCAACGCTACTGTCCATGTTTTTATCCTGGATCAAAACGACAATGCCCCCGCTGTTATTTACCCCTCCTCCGCTGCCCTGGGCTCCCTCTCTCATCAGAGGATGCCCCGCTCCGCTAAAGCGGGTCACCTGGTTACTAAGGTGACGGCCGTGGACGCTGACTCGGGCCATAATGCCTGGATCTCTTACAAAGTGGCGGAGGCCACAGACGCCTCTCTGTTCACGGTCAATCTGTACACAGGGGAGGTGAGGACTAAACGTGCTGTGTCCGAGCAGGACGACTCCTCTCAGAGGCTTCTTATAGAGGTCAAGGACGACGGGGAACCGGTCCAGTCCGCCACAGTCACTGTGTCCATCCTGCTGGAGGACGGCCTCCATGAGCCCATCTTGGACCTCCGACAGAAAACGATCGAGCCCAGCAAGAAAACCGGGAGAATCACCCTTTATTTGATTCTCTCTCTGGCCTCGGTGTCCGTGCTGTCTCTGGTGACTTTTCTCATCTTAGCGGTTAAATGCATCAGGAACAGCAGAAGCAGCGGTAGTTGCTGCATGAGACGGACCGACTGTGATGATTACAAGAACCCTAACAGAAACCTGCAGATTCAGCTAAACACTGATGGGCCTATAAAGTACGTGGAGGTCCTGGGAGGAGACATGTTGTCTCAGAGTCAGTCCTTCAGGTCCTGTATGTCTCCAATGTCAGAGTACAGTGATTTCACTTTGATTAAGCCCAGCAGCACCACTGACTTTAAGGAGGTGATCAGTGTCCTGGATGCTTCTTTACCCGACAGCACCTGGACCTTTGAGAGCCAGCAGGTGAGCAGAAAACAATAATTCTTCTGaggttttaagaagagattaaCGAGGTTATGTCTTTAAACAGTAATAGTAATGGTCTATTATGAAAGCAATCGACTTGaaaaaaatctatctatctatctatctatctatctatctatctatctatctatctatctatctatctatctatctatctatctattaatCCGTCTGACTGGCTACAGTAGGCTATGTTTTGGATAGTCTGACTTTTTTCCTGTCTGTTATTTTCAGTATATCATTTTCTCATTACGCTTTGTCGCAATATGTTTTgaaattctttattttaatgtagGAAATAAAtccagtatactgtatatcacacgTACACGTTCGAACATTGCAGCACAATTCGAGTGGACAGAGACTGTGAAATGCAGCCACAATCATGTAACATTGGCATAGTGTTGATTTATTGACTCTATTGACAACAGATTACTGCTCGTTTACTGCTTACTATTATATTTTCTgcctgcatttttttctgtgacgtTAAATTTAATTTACCCTCCCAATTTCTTTACGTTGTTGATtatattgtggttttatttatttatctttaagCATGACAAGCCCTTTCCTCGTATCATTTAACGTTGAATTATATTTGACATAATCACCCCAAATGAAAGCTCATAAAGGGAGTAGATGCTGCGACTTTAAGAGTGTCGATCAATTCCCTTCTCATTGGACAGTGAAATTGGATGCGGTGCACCAATAGGATTCAGAACTGTACAAAGCAATCTAGTCCCTGCCCCCATGCAGCCTCATAGCTGTAACAGAGTGCAATGAATTcgataagagagagagagagagagagcaatgaGCTCGAATTTTCTAAGAATTTAATGTATGAATTCTAGCATACAGCCATGCTCAAACACTGGTGCAGTTTCACTTTGGGAGTATCTCCTACTATAATGGATTTCAGCATTGTTGTAAACGAGATCGCGATTGGAATTAATGTGTTATAACGGACCAAGGATGACAAAGAGAATGGGATACCGAGGCTGGAGATGGCAGGTTCTTTGGTGGtatcatttctttctcttgtgGAATACAGTAGATGGACAGACTCGCTACAGCATCCCAGAGGAACTAAAACAGGGCTCTGTGGTAGGAAATATCGCAAAAGATCTGGGTTTGGGGCTATCAGACATTTTTGACCGTAAGCTGC comes from Thunnus maccoyii chromosome 8, fThuMac1.1, whole genome shotgun sequence and encodes:
- the LOC121902133 gene encoding protocadherin gamma-C5-like, translated to MCYSGTRMTKRMGYRDWRWQALWWHHLFLLWSTINGQTRYSIPEELKQGSVVGNLAKDLGLGLSEIFDRKLRVASEAGEQYFSVDAGKGELVVNDRIDRETLCGQSASCVLPLQVVIEDPLQLFRVEVEIQDINDNAPRFPSNDITLEIAESMGLGVRFPLESAIDPDVGSNSLRSYTLSKDECFNIRVKEVAGGRKVPELILAKLLDREKKSVHKLLLTALDGGNPVRSGTSQISIRVLDSNDNVPAFEKTLYKVSVAENAAEGALIVQTKATDMDDGQNGEIEYLFGAHTTDTILSVFSIDTISGTIFLKAKLDFESTANYEIDVSAKDKGSPRMEGHCTVHVEVLDVNDNAPEIILTSHPKPVREDSTNGTVVALLSARDLDSGDNGRVTLHLPKKSPFALKPSFSHNYALVTSGVLDRENVSEYNIEITATDSGSPPLSSKKIIPVSITDVNDNPPVFTQPSYNVYLKENGVAGSILYSVSASDLDFAENAKISYSILDSKVQDVSVSSYVYINSDNGSIYSMHSFDYEKLKVFQIQVQAKDQGSPSLSSNATVHVFILDQNDNAPAVIYPSSAALGSLSHQRMPRSAKAGHLVTKVTAVDADSGHNAWISYKVAEATDASLFTVNLYTGEVRTKRAVSEQDDSSQRLLIEVKDDGEPVQSATVTVSILLEDGLHEPILDLRQKTIEPSKKTGRITLYLILSLASVSVLSLVTFLILAVKCIRNSRSSGSCCMRRTDCDDYKNPNRNLQIQLNTDGPIKYVEVLGGDMLSQSQSFRSCMSPMSEYSDFTLIKPSSTTDFKEVISVLDASLPDSTWTFESQQVSRKQ